In the genome of Populus alba chromosome 11, ASM523922v2, whole genome shotgun sequence, one region contains:
- the LOC118054843 gene encoding F-box protein At5g46170, whose amino-acid sequence MSSLRPDPTSRIHPEPEPTTTTSSPSIDHFDRLPDSLLLLVFNKIGDVKALGRCCVVCLRFHSLVPQVDNVVVRVDCVISDDDTSSSSSSTKSHSPSSSSGFSSVFRLVFGGIVKPFQALGQLLGPKVNSRNGFFNSSFSVGTTTTTDDDTEPDQGGITHHSPTQVLKNFNEIRFLRIELPSGELGIDDGVLLKWRADFGSTLDNCVILGAASVFTNNKNSYVMQENDAICNSTTTINNNNGVDDNGSIPESFYTNGGLKLRVVWTISSLIAASARHYLLQPIIAEHKTLDSLVLTDADGQGVLCMNREQLEELRVKPLSASSASKRTLVPALNMRLWYAPHLELPDGVVLKGATLVAIRPSDQAATKKDVSDISWLSTAFEEPYGTAAKMLVKRRTYCLEMNSF is encoded by the coding sequence ATGAGCTCCCTTCGTCCAGATCCGACCTCCAGAATTCACCCTGAGCCTGAACCAACTACTACTACTTCCTCTCCTTCAATCGACCATTTCGACCGCCTTCCTGACTCTCTTCTCTTACTCGTTTTCAACAAAATCGGCGATGTCAAAGCTCTCGGTCGCTGCTGTGTTGTTTGTCTCCGTTTCCACTCTCTTGTCCCTCAAGTCGACAACGTTGTTGTCCGTGTCGACTGTGTCATCTCCGATGATGAcacctcctcttcctcctcctccacaaaGTCACACTCTCCCTCCTCTTCTTCTGGATTCTCCTCCGTCTTTCGATTAGTCTTCGGTGGCATTGTCAAACCCTTCCAAGCTCTGGGTCAGCTGCTTGGGCCCAAGGTTAATTCGCgaaatgggtttttcaattCTTCGTTCTCTGTCGGCACCACCACGACCACCGACGATGATACGGAACCGGATCAAGGTGGTATCACCCATCATTCTCCAACTCAGGTTCTTAAGAATTTTAATGAGATTCGGTTTCTGCGAATCGAGTTACCCAGTGGGGAATTGGGGATTGATGATGGGGTTCTTTTAAAATGGAGGGCTGATTTCGGATCTACACTTGATAATTGTGTTATCCTTGGTGCTGCTTCTGTCTTTACCAATAATAAGAATTCTTATGTTATGCAAGAAAATGATGCTATATGCAACagtactactactattaataataataatggtgttGATGATAATGGAAGCATACCAGAGTCGTTTTACACCAATGGGGGATTGAAGTTGAGAGTGGTGTGGACTATTAGCTCTTTAATTGCTGCTTCTGCTAGGCATTATTTGCTTCAACCAATTATTGCTGAGCATAAGACTCTTGATAGTTTGGTATTGACTGATGCTGACGGGCAGGGAGTCTTGTGTATGAACAGGGAGCAACTGGAGGAGTTGAGGGTGAAGCCATTATCGGCTTCTTCTGCTTCGAAGAGGACTCTTGTGCCTGCATTGAATATGCGGCTTTGGTATGCTCCTCACTTGGAATTGCCTGATGGGGTTGTGCTAAAAGGGGCTACTTTGGTTGCCATTAGGCCTAGTGACCAGGCTGCTACTAAAAAGGATGTGTCTGATATCTCATGGCTGTCCACTGCATTTGAGGAGCCTTATGGTACCGCAGCTAAGATGCTGGTGAAGAGGAGGACGTACTGCTTGGAGATGAACTCATTCTGA
- the LOC118054844 gene encoding transcription factor TCP2 → MEAEQIRRQPCKFSRVGNGINDTSRIAQKGNGTDHQYPDDEEDGELKRTNSNNGAGCGGGGIDAAGGTFNGLRAWHHSSRIIRVSRASGGKDRHSKVWTSKGLRDRRVRLSVSTAIQFYDLQDRLGYDQPSKAVEWLIKAAQDAINELPSLNHTFPDTPKQLSDEKKTSDSTEQGFDSADVELEDPNFRQNQNLSLSKSACSSTSETSKGSGLSLSRSVSRDKARERARERTAKEKEKEKEKENDSRMAHHHNINPISQNSTFTELLTGGVGNVRNNSSSNNNNNSTASPTGSDANNLFQKAAAARQWPSTPMDCFGSGLLGPSSSRSTHHSSGFPGQIQLGNSIPQALTMSIPPFCVSGENHQEHLQHFPFVSDHLIPVAATTQPPASSGDYNLNFTISSGLAAGFNRGTLQSNSSSPSLLPHLQRFSTSSTIDGSTTNVPFFIGAATPQAMENHHQFPPGLQLCYGDGTRHSDQKGKGKN, encoded by the coding sequence ATGGAGGCAGAACAAATTCGGAGACAGCCTTGTAAGTTCTCTAGAGTTGGTAATGGCATAAATGACACCAGCAGAATAGCTCAAAAAGGCAATGGTACGGACCACCAATATCCTGACGATGAAGAAGATGGTGAGCTCAAGAGGACTAATTCTAACAACGGTGCTGGTTGTGGTGGTGGCGGTATTGATGCTGCTGGTGGGACCTTCAATGGTCTTCGTGCGTGGCACCATTCGTCGCGCATAATTAGGGTTTCTAGAGCATCTGGTGGAAAAGATCGGCACAGCAAGGTATGGACTTCAAAAGGGTTAAGAGACCGGAGAGTCCGTTTATCGGTGAGCACTGCCATTCAATTCTACGACCTCCAAGATCGGTTGGGTTATGATCAGCCAAGTAAAGCTGTAGAATGGCTGATCAAAGCAGCTCAAGATGCAATTAACGAGCTCCCTTCGCTCAATCATACTTTTCCTGACACGCCAAAGCAATTAAGCGATGAGAAAAAAACGAGTGATAGCACCGAACAAGGATTTGATTCAGCTGATGTTGAGCTTGAAGACCCAAATTTTAGGCAGAACCAGAATCTCTCGCTATCTAAATCTGCTTGCAGTAGCACTTCAGAGACAAGCAAAGGTTCAGGGCTATCACTTTCTCGTTCTGTTAGTCGTGACAAGGCTCGTGAGAGAGCCAGGGAGAGAACAGccaaggagaaggagaaggagaaggagaaggagaatgATTCACGCATGGCGCATCACCACAACATAAACCCCATTTCTCAAAACTCCACATTTACTGAGCTTTTAACTGGTGGGGTTGGTAATGTTAGAAACaatagcagcagcaacaacaacaataacagtaCCGCTAGTCCTACTGGTTCTGATGCAAATAATTTGTTCCAAAAAGCAGCCGCGGCGAGGCAGTGGCCTTCGACCCCAATGGACTGCTTCGGCTCAGGACTTTTAGGGCCATCCTCGTCGCGGTCAACTCATCATTCATCGGGGTTTCCAGGGCAAATCCAGTTAGGGAACTCAATCCCACAAGCATTGACAATGTCGATCCCACCATTTTGTGTATCGGGGGAGAATCACCAGGAGCATTTGCAACATTTTCCTTTCGTTTCAGATCATTTGATTCCAGTGGCCGCCACAACACAACCGCCGGCATCCAGCGGGGATTATAACCTAAATTTCACAATATCTTCAGGCCTTGCTGCAGGTTTCAATAGGGGGACCCTTCAGTCCAATTCATCATCACCGTCTCTTTTGCCTCACCTCCAGAGGTTTTCTACTTCTTCTACCATAGACGGATCTACCACAAATGTACCTTTCTTTATCGGTGCTGCAACACCGCAAGCTATGGAGAACCACCACCAGTTCCCACCTGGGTTGCAGCTCTGCTATGGCGATGGAACCAGGCATTCTGACCAGAAAGGCAAAGGGAAGAACTGA